The region GTTGGCATCTTTATTAGATGAAAAGGATATCAACGAACTCTTGTTAACTAAAGAAGATCTTAACAGTGTTGAATTTTTTATAAAAAAATTTTATAAAAACAACGTTCATCGTTTTGAAGTTATTTCTTGTGAAAAAAAAGCTCTTCCTGAGGAGTACTATAACAATTATGTCGAAAGTTTGAGCAAAAAAACTTTACAAAACCCTGCATTAATTTTTAATCACATGAAAATTGCTGCGTCTGAATTAAAACAGATGGCTTGTTTAAAAATAGACAATGATATTAAAAATTACCTATTAGAATCCGAAGAAGGCTTTATTAGCTATGGCTTTTCAAACAAAAATGAAGAAATATTATTATCTAAAATTTTCAAAGATCGATTTTTGTTAGAAGATACAATAAATACAGATTTAAAAACTTTTATTAGAAAAGATTATTTTACATTTCATAATAAATTATATAAAAATCGTCCTATAGTGTGGAAGTTAGGAAACAATAATTTTGGTTTTTTAATCCACTATCATAATATAAATGAAAAAACCAAAAAGAACATCCTATCATTTTTAAAAAAACAAAATGATAAATCTAAAGAAATGACAACATTTACAAAAAAAATACAATTGATAGATTTTAATATTAGGATAGATGATGGTATTTTGATTAATAAAGAAATATTCTACAACATTTTTTAAATAATAACTTACTAAATGAGGTGATGAAATTGAATCCACCTGTTTTTTCAAAAACTTTAAAGAAAGCTCAAGCAGAATTCAACAAGATTCATAATTTTTTGATAGGGGATCCTTTAGTAAAAGAAACACTTTTTACTTCTGATTCTAGACTATTTAAGGCTTTAAGAATCATTAATATTTTCTTTTCTTTTGTAGTATTTATTCCCATAATCGCCACTATTTGGGATTTTAACCTTCCTCATTTTCTAGGATATCTGTTATGTGCATTTGGAGTTTACTTAACATGGGTATTTGAATGGACTACAAAGTCTCCCATACTCGAAGAAATAAGAACTTTTACAATTATACAGATTTCTCTCCACGGCGTATTCGGAATGTGGCTTGAATTTTACAACAAATTTGAAATATACGATTTCATCTTACATATAACTGGTGGCATGTGGTTAGTATTTCTAATTTTTCCTTTAGTAATTGGTATTGAATTACTTTCCGCTGATTCAAAAAGCCCATTTTTTTCATTTAAGATTATAATCATAACTTTAACAATCGTAACTACTTTAGGGGTTTTTTGGGAAATTGGAGAATTTATTTCTGATCTAATTTTTAGAAATTACCCTGGATACAGGCTAGCTCAAGAAGATAGTCTTTTTGATACTATGACCGACTTTATAGCTAATCTTATTGGCACGATAACGGGTTTGGGAGTTTTTTGGATGAATCTCAAAAAGCTCAATAAATCCAGGGATATGGACTCATTATTTGAAAGAATGGGAAAAGCCTTAAAAGATTATGTAAACCAAGAATAACTATAATTGAATCGATAAATTTATTATTTTATTAATAATTCCTATAAATATGCTAAAATATACTCAAATCTGCAAAAAATGGAGGCGAATAGAGTTGAACAGTTGGACTTTGGGATTTATTGAAAAATCATCTTGGGGATGTACTAAAGAAGGAATACCTATAGACTTGTTTACTCTTTTAAATGAAAATGGACTTATGATGAAAATTACAAACTATGGAGCAACGATAGTGAGTTTATATGTTCCAGATAAATTTGGATCTTTATCAGATATTGTACTAGGCTTTGACTCTCTTTCTGACTATGAAAAATATTCTCCTCATAACCCCTATTTTGGAGCAACAATAGGTCGTTATGCAAATAGGATAGCTTTAGGACAATTTTCTTTAAATAATAAAATTTATTCTTTAGCTCAAAATGACGGATTAAACCATCTTCATGGAGGAATAAAGGGATTTAACAAACAAGTTTTTACCGCTATTCCAATGAAAACCTCAGAAGGGCCTGCAGTACGCTTAAAACGATTAAGTCACGATGGAGAAGAAGGATATCCGGGTAATTTACAAGTCAGTGTAACTTATACTCTGACTAATAATAATGAAGTCAAAATAGATTATTGCTGTACTACAGATAAGCCTACAATAGTTAATTTAACTAATCATAGTTATTTTAATTTATTGGGAGAAGGAAAAGAAAACATTTTGGATCATGAAATAACTATTTTAGCTAACAGATATACTCCTGTTGGTAAAGATCTAATCCCTACAGGAGAAATCATTGATGTTCGTGGAACCCCTTTTGATCTAACACAACCAGTTACTCTAAGAACTCAGCTTGAAAAGTTTTCTAATATTTCTTTTAAAGGTTATGACCATAATTTTGTTCTAAATAATGACCAAGATGGCAAGTTAATACTTGCAGCAAGAATAAAGGAACCTACCAGTGGAAGAATTATGGAAGTGTATACTACTGAAGTTGGAATTCAACTTTATACAGCTAATTCTGTCAATACTTTCGGAAAGGAAGGAAAACACTACGGCCAATATTCTGGAATGGCTATAGAAACACAGCATTATCCAAATTCTCCTAACAATCCCAATTTCCCTTCTGTTGTTTTAAATCCAGGTGATACTTATTCGTCTACAACTGTCTACAAATTTTTAAAAGAACATTAAAAAATTATTGTGCATTTTCTTAAATAATTTAAGGCCCCTTTCTGCGGGGCCCTAAATTTGTTTATTTCAATTTATAGCTTTTATCATTAATTTATTGATTAACTTTATAAATCTATCTATATCCTCTATTTCCAATCCT is a window of Defluviitoga tunisiensis DNA encoding:
- a CDS encoding aldose epimerase family protein; this encodes MNSWTLGFIEKSSWGCTKEGIPIDLFTLLNENGLMMKITNYGATIVSLYVPDKFGSLSDIVLGFDSLSDYEKYSPHNPYFGATIGRYANRIALGQFSLNNKIYSLAQNDGLNHLHGGIKGFNKQVFTAIPMKTSEGPAVRLKRLSHDGEEGYPGNLQVSVTYTLTNNNEVKIDYCCTTDKPTIVNLTNHSYFNLLGEGKENILDHEITILANRYTPVGKDLIPTGEIIDVRGTPFDLTQPVTLRTQLEKFSNISFKGYDHNFVLNNDQDGKLILAARIKEPTSGRIMEVYTTEVGIQLYTANSVNTFGKEGKHYGQYSGMAIETQHYPNSPNNPNFPSVVLNPGDTYSSTTVYKFLKEH